The genome window GGTTCGTTCGAACAAGGACGACAGTGCTTCATCATCCAGCGCCAAGGCGACCCCGTATTGCTTGGCCATGCGAGCGGCCTCGGCTTTCAATTGCTCCCCGTCGACCCCCTTCTCGGCCGCATGCTGGCAGAATCGGTTAGAGAAGTCCGAAGCGATCAATAGCAGTTCCGAGGGCGAGTGGAACTTGGCCTCGGTGAGTTCCTTGGGGACCGCGCGGATCGTGCTCAGGATGCCCTTGGCCAACTGGGCAGAAGACAAGAGTTCGTACGACAGCTCGAGGGTCGTGAGCCCAAACACCTCGCGGCAGGCCGCATCCCAAGACATGGTGGCGGTCAGGGCCTTGGCTTGGGCGTAAGCTTCGGGTAGAAAATTCACGATGAGCAGTTGCCCGTAGCTACGTAAGGCCGCACAGACAAAGGCCTGTTCAGGCTCAATACTCGGGCAATGTTCTGACACCGCCTGGGCCATGATGCCGCTCGCCAATGCCAAGGCGGCTACCTCCTGCTTCTGCTTGCCCACCTCTCCGCGCTCGGCGCTCTCCATGAGCAGCAGGGCCATGGCCAGGTTTCGAATTTTTTCGAATCCAACGGTTTGAATGGCTTGGTGAACGGTGGTGATCTCGGCACCGACGGGATTATAGCCCAGCGTGTTCGCCACCCCAAGCACCTTGGTCATGGTGGCTAAGTCGCGGCTGACCAGGTCCGCTAGCTGGCTGACAGAGATGGTATCTGCCTTCGCAGTAATCTCCTGGATCAGTTGAATCACCTGCGTGATGGCTGCGGATTTACCCGATTCCATGGCGTCCTGAAGGGTCGCGATGGTACGGCGCGTCTTGGGATCCACGATGGCTTGTTCCGTAGTCGTTTCGTTCATCATGCGCGCGAGCGCTAAGGAAGCATCGGCGCGAGACGGAAAAGCCTTACGCAGTATTTAGCCCATTCGCGGGCGGCATCCTACAAGCCGTCAACCCTCACGCGGTAATATCTGCCTTCACCGGGACTCGATCCCAGCGGGATGACCACTTGGAGGGGGTCGCGTGGGTGGAGCGGGGTTGCAGCCTTGAGGGGAAGCTCGGTCCAGGGATCGTCTATCCATGCTGAATTTTTCACTTCGATTCTCAGCCGACGATTGGCTGGTTGAGTGGTTACCAACTCCAGAGATCCGGCTTGGGACCGAATTTCCACGGCCAGCTTGTCGGCCGCATTTCGAGGGTGGGTGCCGGCGAGCTTCTCCTGCTCGTTCGTAGCACCATCCCGATCCGCGTCGGCGGACGGTTCGGTTTCTGCCAGGGGTAGCCCATCCAGGAAACCGAAACGCCAAGCTTCGTAGCTCCCTCGGGACAGCAATTCCTGGCTCAGTATCCAGTCCCGAACCAGCTCGATGGACTTGCGATCCAGTTCGTTGCTTCCCAGCGGCGGCATCTGCCTGGCGCCTCGAGTGCTGATTCGCGACAGCAGCATGGAGTGGTCGAGGTCGCCTTGAACGACAATGCGATTGGATGAGCTGCTTCCAGGGTCGTTGAGCGTGCCGTCCAAAATCCGGGTCAATCTCGTCGGGGTTCCGAATCGGGCATCCCAGGTGTTCGGGGCGGTGCCTCCCGGGTGATGGCAGGCCGAGCAATTGGCATCGAGGTAGGACCGAACCCGATACTCCAGACTAGCGGCCGAGTTGGTGGTGGCAACCAGTCGGGGCAGGGTATCGGTGGAGGGGACCGGCCGGTTGAAGTAGCCAGCGTTCGCCAGAACGCGCAGCTGGTTGACGGACGAGGAATCGGGTTGCGTCTCGTCGTGGTTCAGCTGCCAGGTCGAAAATCCGAGCGCCGTTCCCGCTCCTGAAGTGTGGCAAGCAAGGCAGCTCGACCGGCTTGGATACGACCAGTGCTGAGTTCGAACCGAACCGTCAGCGGTGAGAATCTCGATGGCCTCCTCCAATCCCTGATCCGACACGAGAGTCGCATCGCTTGATCCCGGCGCCCATCGATACGTGATTCCGTAAGCCCCCGATGCGTTCTTCACCAGGAACCGGGTTTCGATCCGGCGCTTGGCTCCGGTAATCTCGTTCGTGGTCAGATCGAAATGTTTGATCCAGACCGTCCCCGTCGGAAATGTCCACGGGTTGGTGACACTGAATCCGATGAAGGCATTGGTCGTGGGAACCGAGAACCACCGCCGCTTCTCGGCGCCATCGGACCAAAACGGGGCATTAATGGTGTAGGCTTCAATGCCAGGCTGAGGCTCCAAGGTGGCGAGATCGGAGAATGCGCCGGTTCCTGAGAGCAGGCTGGGCAGGGGAGATCCCACGACGGCTGGATCGAAATCGAGCCGCTTGATTTTATTCTCGGCGTAGGAAGCCACAAGGAGGTCCTGGTTACGTGGGTCCGCTCCGAATCCCGCACTGAATCGTTCACTGGTCAGCCTGGTCTTCGCGCCGGAATAGCCGGCGTCTGGCTGGATCCCCCAGAGATTGCCGCTAATGTAGTCGCCGAACAGATACGAGCCCTTCAACTCGGGAAGCCGCGAACCGCGATAGACCCGCCCACCCGTCACTGAGTTGCCGGTCAGCGTTCCCGTGGATCCATGCAGGTACTCGTGGAGCGGTGGGAGGAGTGGAATGCGGGCTGGCTTGGACCCTGCCTTGGGTCCTGCGAGGGTTCCTTCCTGATAGGGCCAGCCGTAGTTTCCACCTTTGACGATGATGTTGATCTCTTCACGGACCTCTTGACCCACGTCCCCGCAAAAGAGGATTCCCGACTCGGTATCGAAGGAGAACTTCCAAGGATTGCGTAATCCGATGGCATAGAACTCGGCCCGGAGTTTTTGCCGGTCCAGGGCTTTTCCACCTAAATCGGTGGCTGAGACCCAGGGATTGTCCGCTGGAATCCTATACGGCAAGGCGTTTCCATCCCGCAGGGCTGCGTGCGGCGTCGGCTCCAAGTTCTCGGGTCGCGCATCGACATCGATGCGCAGGATTCCCGCGAAGAAGTCCTTATCAAGTCGCTGGGCGTTGTTGTAGGTGTCGTTCCCTCCACCTTCGTCGCCCACCGCTACGTAGAGGTAGCCATCGGGTCCAAAGTGGAGATCTCCGCCATTGTGATTGCCGGCTTGATCGTACTGCGTGATGAGTGGTCGTTCGGTAGAAAGTTCGGCCTGGTTGGCCGTGGGTGGAATCGCCTGAAAGCGCGAGAGGCGTTGGTGCAGACCCCGGCCATCATCGCTGACATGGTTGGACAGCGAATAGAAGACGAAGAAGAACCCATTAGTGGCGAAGCCGGGATGGAAAGCGAGTCCCAGCACGCCCGACTCCCCGCCGGTCATGAGACCGCGAGGGGTCAGATCCAGGAACACGGAGCGTCGAGGGTTCGCCAGGTTCGTGACCACGGCGATGTGTCCACCTTTCTCGACAATGAAGAGTCGATTAGTTTCACCGGGAGGCGAAGCGATGGTGACGGGGTTGGCGAACGTGACGCCGGGGAAGGTATCCACCCACTTGTATCCCAGCCGAGGCGGCTGTTGAGGCAAGGTCAGGGAGGTGTTCGCCCGGCGTTCCAGGGCATCGACCGACAGGGCCATGAGCCCAACGAGCCCGACCATTCCGAACCGCCGCGTCCAAAGGAGACGCGGGAACAACTGGAACAACCACATCATTACAACACAACAACGACTAGAACCGCGGTCACCACCTGCCCTCAAGGCTTCAAACCCGGGCTGTCCCCGGGACTCGAGACCGCAAACTTCTACTGTGCCACACTTTCCGCCTTCTACAAGCGGGAAGACAGACCAAGGCTGTGAAAAATGGCGCTCACGGAACCAGGATGATCTTTCCGCGAGCTCCGGATTGCATCACGGACTTCTGCGCGAGGGCTGCCTCGCTCAGAGGCAGTTCCTTTCCAATGATCGGCCGCAGCGTGCCCTTTTCAAGTCCCGAGAAGATCTCACGATGGACGGCTCGGAGTTCATCGTCCGGCACATTAAAGAGCAGCATGCCCCGGACATCGGCTTCACGGATCATAAGATCGCGAGCGTTGATCTCCACCTGGCCGCGATTCCCAATCACGATCACGCGGCCCCCGCGCGCGAGCAGGGGCAGGTCCTTGCCCAGGTTGATGTTCGCCAACATTTCCAGGATGAGATCGACTCCTCGGCCATGGGTCAGAGAATGGATTTGCTGGAGGTAGTCGGGGTCGGTGTGGTCCAGCACATGATGGGCGCCCTGGTCCTGGACGAGCTGGCGACCGGCTGCTGTGCCGGCGGTGCCGATGATGGTGAGGCCGGCTGTTTTAGCGAACTGGATGGCAGCCAGTCCGACACCGCCGCTGGCCCCGTGAATAAGAACCGTTTCGCCTGCTTTGGCCTGAGCCCGATGGAAAAGGGCGCGGTGGGCGGTGCCATAGGGAATGGGAAGGGAAGCCCCTTCGGCGA of Verrucomicrobiales bacterium contains these proteins:
- a CDS encoding HDOD domain-containing protein, producing MMNETTTEQAIVDPKTRRTIATLQDAMESGKSAAITQVIQLIQEITAKADTISVSQLADLVSRDLATMTKVLGVANTLGYNPVGAEITTVHQAIQTVGFEKIRNLAMALLLMESAERGEVGKQKQEVAALALASGIMAQAVSEHCPSIEPEQAFVCAALRSYGQLLIVNFLPEAYAQAKALTATMSWDAACREVFGLTTLELSYELLSSAQLAKGILSTIRAVPKELTEAKFHSPSELLLIASDFSNRFCQHAAEKGVDGEQLKAEAARMAKQYGVALALDDEALSSLFERTEKRLQGFGQAHGLKMFSNPLMKRLANISAPKSITKDKEAGLRPSVDTKSLRKSADGDLKFQELISQWGTSSGRAISLEEALTQVLQLLHDELKLAQSVVFLRDEILPTWSARLGRGSLFESIRGQSLLSLDSRNVFTICLSRGEDVLVQSPNEPSIRKYIPDWLKTKVEGNPLLLLSLRNGQETFGVICGIGNREHSIGLTSRLAEPLRALRKALAGMSRTEISP
- a CDS encoding PQQ-dependent sugar dehydrogenase — its product is MMWLFQLFPRLLWTRRFGMVGLVGLMALSVDALERRANTSLTLPQQPPRLGYKWVDTFPGVTFANPVTIASPPGETNRLFIVEKGGHIAVVTNLANPRRSVFLDLTPRGLMTGGESGVLGLAFHPGFATNGFFFVFYSLSNHVSDDGRGLHQRLSRFQAIPPTANQAELSTERPLITQYDQAGNHNGGDLHFGPDGYLYVAVGDEGGGNDTYNNAQRLDKDFFAGILRIDVDARPENLEPTPHAALRDGNALPYRIPADNPWVSATDLGGKALDRQKLRAEFYAIGLRNPWKFSFDTESGILFCGDVGQEVREEINIIVKGGNYGWPYQEGTLAGPKAGSKPARIPLLPPLHEYLHGSTGTLTGNSVTGGRVYRGSRLPELKGSYLFGDYISGNLWGIQPDAGYSGAKTRLTSERFSAGFGADPRNQDLLVASYAENKIKRLDFDPAVVGSPLPSLLSGTGAFSDLATLEPQPGIEAYTINAPFWSDGAEKRRWFSVPTTNAFIGFSVTNPWTFPTGTVWIKHFDLTTNEITGAKRRIETRFLVKNASGAYGITYRWAPGSSDATLVSDQGLEEAIEILTADGSVRTQHWSYPSRSSCLACHTSGAGTALGFSTWQLNHDETQPDSSSVNQLRVLANAGYFNRPVPSTDTLPRLVATTNSAASLEYRVRSYLDANCSACHHPGGTAPNTWDARFGTPTRLTRILDGTLNDPGSSSSNRIVVQGDLDHSMLLSRISTRGARQMPPLGSNELDRKSIELVRDWILSQELLSRGSYEAWRFGFLDGLPLAETEPSADADRDGATNEQEKLAGTHPRNAADKLAVEIRSQAGSLELVTTQPANRRLRIEVKNSAWIDDPWTELPLKAATPLHPRDPLQVVIPLGSSPGEGRYYRVRVDGL
- a CDS encoding NADPH:quinone reductase — encoded protein: MQAIRVHQFGGPEVLRLEEQPRPTPGPGEVLVKIKAIGVNPVDTYWVAGANPAVSLPFTPGLDAAGVVEAAGEAADAWQPGARVIVAGSLTGTYAEWTVAKASRLHPLPDKTSFAEGASLPIPYGTAHRALFHRAQAKAGETVLIHGASGGVGLAAIQFAKTAGLTIIGTAGTAAGRQLVQDQGAHHVLDHTDPDYLQQIHSLTHGRGVDLILEMLANINLGKDLPLLARGGRVIVIGNRGQVEINARDLMIREADVRGMLLFNVPDDELRAVHREIFSGLEKGTLRPIIGKELPLSEAALAQKSVMQSGARGKIILVP